A region from the Vicia villosa cultivar HV-30 ecotype Madison, WI linkage group LG3, Vvil1.0, whole genome shotgun sequence genome encodes:
- the LOC131659267 gene encoding uncharacterized protein LOC131659267, with protein MEPERRKTKKYTFKSLEVEELRKLGSLIVDQDKICRKYGRLLYLLRTKMEEGILSTLIHFYDSLYHCFTSLINNYCLPWKSIQVLLGYLLLEDPFIGLEQDPKPCEIAKSTHLRKGEIEKNIVTKGGLHRLPVVFLIEKALTLSQEIKEEDFEAIFSLLVYGLFLFPNTNNFVDVNAIKIFMKKNLVPTLLGDTYYSIHLKNSYGKGMVTCCTPLLYKWYISHLPDTPEFWS; from the coding sequence ATGGAACCGgaaagaagaaaaaccaagaaatatacttTCAAGAGTTTAGAGGTCGAAGAATTAAGAAAGCTAGGATCTTTGATTGTTGATCAAGACAAGATTTGTAGAAAGTATGGAAGATTGTTGTATCTCCTCAGAACCAAGATGGAAGAAGGAATCCTCTCCACTTTGATCCATTTCTATGACTCATTGTATCATTGCTTCACTTCCCTGATTAACAACTATTGCCTACCTTGGAAGAGTATTCAAGTATTATTGGGTTACCTATTACTGGAAGACCCTTTCATTGGTTTAGAACAAGATCCCAAGCCTTGTGAGATTGCAAAATCTACTCATTTGAGAAAGGGAGAAATTGAAAAGAACATAGTTACTAAAGGAGGATTACATAGATTACCTGTTGTGTTCTTAATTGAGAAAGCTCTCACCTTGTCACAAGAaataaaggaagaagactttgaaGCTATTTTTTCCTTGTTGGTATATGGATTGTTCTTGTTCCCAAACACTAACAACTTTGTTGACGTGAATGCCATCAAGATCTTTATGAAGAAGAATCTTGTTCCTACCTTACTTGGGGACACTTACTATTCTATTCATCTCAAAAATTCCTATGGAAAGGGAATGGTTACCTGTTGTACTCCTTTGCTTTACAAGTGGTACATATCTCATCTTCCTGACACCCCTGAATTCTGGAGCTAG